Proteins found in one Vigna radiata var. radiata cultivar VC1973A unplaced genomic scaffold, Vradiata_ver6 scaffold_404, whole genome shotgun sequence genomic segment:
- the LOC106778380 gene encoding uncharacterized protein LOC106778380, which produces MGPRNREDIWIGPVAYEIALPPLLANLHNVFHVSQLRKYIPDPTHVLDVDDIQVREDLTIEAGPVKVLKVQTKNLSGKEIRTVKVFWNEKTQEMTWELEEFMRKEYPQLFA; this is translated from the exons atggggccaaggaacAGGGAGGATATATGG ATTGGACCAGTAGCGTATGAAATAGCGTTACCGCCGCTGTTGGCAAACCTGCATAATGTTTTTCACGTGTCACAACTGAGGAAATACATTCCAGATCCTACACATGTGCtagatgttgatgatatacaagtTCGTGAAGATCTTACAATCGAAGCTGGGCCAGTCAAGGTGTTGAAGGTGCAAACGAAGAATCTAAGCGGAAAGGAAATTCGCACGGTGAAGGTGTTCTGGAATGAGAAAACCCAAGAGATGACTTGGGAGCTTGAAgaatttatgagaaaagaaTACCCCCAATTGTTTGCATAG